The Neorhodopirellula lusitana genome contains a region encoding:
- a CDS encoding SDR family oxidoreductase, with amino-acid sequence MTFDIQNKTVLVTGANRGIGKAILEEALQRGAAKVYAAVRNLDSATALVTQHGDRVVPVRLDLDDAASITAAAGTASDVDVVVNNAGVMRTVSALASNAIETLQFEIDANVYGLIRVAQAFAPVLKSNGGGAFVQLNSIASIKTFPQFATYCASKAASYSITQGLRESLKDQGTAVVSVHPGPIKTDMGDAAGFEDVAESPTLVATAIFDAIAEGHFHAWPDSLATQIGGAYESFANNVVEADMEEGVV; translated from the coding sequence GGGTGCGAATCGGGGCATCGGAAAAGCAATTTTGGAAGAAGCACTTCAGCGGGGGGCAGCGAAGGTCTACGCGGCGGTCCGGAACCTCGATAGCGCCACGGCTTTGGTGACCCAGCATGGTGATCGCGTCGTACCAGTTCGATTGGATTTGGACGATGCCGCCTCCATCACCGCTGCAGCAGGGACGGCATCGGATGTGGACGTTGTGGTCAACAACGCGGGCGTGATGCGGACGGTTTCGGCTCTCGCCAGCAACGCGATCGAAACGCTCCAATTTGAAATTGATGCCAACGTGTATGGTTTGATTCGCGTGGCGCAGGCGTTTGCACCGGTTTTAAAATCGAACGGTGGTGGGGCGTTTGTGCAGTTGAACAGTATTGCGTCGATCAAGACGTTCCCCCAGTTCGCGACGTACTGCGCGTCCAAGGCGGCCAGTTATTCAATTACCCAGGGACTGCGGGAATCACTAAAGGACCAAGGGACCGCCGTGGTCAGTGTTCATCCAGGTCCCATCAAAACGGATATGGGTGACGCGGCTGGATTCGAGGATGTCGCTGAGTCTCCCACCTTGGTGGCGACGGCGATCTTTGATGCAATCGCGGAAGGTCATTTTCATGCTTGGCCGGATTCGCTTGCCACTCAAATAGGCGGTGCCTACGAGAGTTTCGCCAATAATGTTGTCGAAGCGGATATGGAAGAAGGTGTTGTTTAA
- a CDS encoding RNA polymerase sigma factor, with product MSESPQTRATLLLRMRDREDGDAWSEFLRDYGPMIYRFVRSRGLQDADASDLVQDVMRSVGMAINGLDYQKEKGGFRAWLFAITRNKLSTYYGKRQRIGPVGNRTDQYEMLSQAGETSNELDQQWELEHQRQLAALAMEALKPTLEPKTWAAFEMTAIEGISAEDAGEKLGLSKGAVYVARSRVTAKLRGEIERMLAEEDH from the coding sequence ATGTCAGAATCCCCCCAAACGCGAGCAACGTTATTGCTGCGGATGCGAGATCGTGAGGACGGGGATGCGTGGAGCGAATTTCTGCGTGATTACGGCCCGATGATCTACCGTTTCGTACGCAGTCGTGGCTTGCAGGACGCGGATGCATCGGACCTGGTTCAGGACGTGATGCGAAGCGTCGGGATGGCAATCAATGGGCTCGATTACCAGAAAGAAAAGGGTGGTTTTCGAGCTTGGTTGTTCGCGATCACTCGCAACAAGCTTTCAACCTATTACGGCAAGCGTCAACGCATTGGGCCGGTCGGCAATCGCACTGACCAATACGAGATGTTGAGCCAAGCAGGTGAAACAAGCAATGAGTTAGATCAGCAGTGGGAACTTGAGCATCAAAGGCAACTTGCCGCCTTGGCCATGGAAGCGTTGAAGCCGACGCTCGAACCGAAGACCTGGGCGGCTTTTGAAATGACCGCGATAGAAGGCATTTCCGCTGAAGACGCAGGCGAGAAACTCGGCTTGTCCAAAGGAGCGGTTTATGTCGCTCGCAGTCGAGTGACCGCAAAACTTCGAGGTGAAATTGAGCGTATGCTGGCTGAGGAAGATCACTAG
- a CDS encoding WD40 repeat domain-containing serine/threonine protein kinase, whose translation MTVASACPTPEQLSGLIRGTLSDQDNLRLTDHIGNCTTCQTALQANATGELSIDALVAGMQDLNPPNESNYWPAIARMEEEFSGERTRQDTPVDGHPTLTDTASSDIAGSASAPTLASPIGELSFLDPSDDPAYLGKLHHFQIARVIGRGGMGIVLEAFDPHLRRTVAIKVLNPQYQANDLAKQRFCREGRAAAAISHEHVVPMYQVAKANEGEVAYLVMQLIDGVTLESRLSDGKSLAPNEVARIGMQIAAGLSAAHKRDMVHRDIKPANIMIEAETNRVKLTDFGLARATDDVKLTKTGMVTGTPLYMSPEQTLGETADERSDLFSLGAVLYEMATGMPPFQAPSALGVMQNIANVTPESPKSINAGITRPLSDLIMSLLSKKPEDRPESASAVATALASIVNEYGPISPLQVPAVAAKEVKKLSGSYRRLERRWVLVAWLVAALGILSLAATAFLALRRDTGDNFPSVVLPDNPGTVWSVDFAPDGERLAAAIEDGSVRIWNIDDQKLLKSFHAHRGIVWMVAYHPTRPLLLSSGDDSTIKLWDSVRFELVKQWKATSAVRSAAFSPDGSRVVAGDREGTIHVYDIDSGEEVVSKNHPGSVFGVDYSSDGKWIASVGSDKVVRILDAETLDERNSLTGHDGPIYNVKFAPSGPLVASVGWNKNVHVWNIETGTEVMDLVGSEGDIWGVAFCGDGTHLVTGEQAGAARVWDLASGTPISTLRGHTSSVHNVSLDPVAHRIATSSRDGTIRVWDMSCVVPK comes from the coding sequence ATGACAGTCGCATCAGCTTGCCCAACACCCGAACAGCTCAGTGGACTGATCCGAGGGACATTGTCGGACCAAGACAACTTGCGATTGACGGATCATATTGGCAACTGCACGACCTGCCAGACCGCGCTTCAGGCCAACGCGACTGGTGAATTGTCGATCGATGCGTTGGTGGCTGGCATGCAAGACTTGAACCCACCCAACGAATCCAACTATTGGCCTGCGATCGCTCGTATGGAGGAAGAATTTTCCGGCGAACGAACCCGCCAGGATACTCCCGTGGACGGGCATCCCACGCTGACCGACACCGCTTCATCGGACATTGCCGGATCCGCATCGGCACCCACTTTGGCATCACCGATCGGTGAGCTTAGTTTTCTGGACCCGTCTGATGATCCGGCTTACCTAGGGAAGTTGCACCACTTTCAGATTGCTCGCGTGATTGGACGCGGTGGGATGGGAATTGTGTTGGAAGCGTTTGATCCGCACTTGCGCCGCACCGTCGCGATCAAGGTGTTGAATCCTCAGTATCAAGCTAACGACTTGGCAAAACAACGGTTTTGTCGGGAAGGTCGAGCGGCTGCTGCGATCTCGCACGAGCACGTCGTGCCGATGTATCAAGTGGCAAAGGCGAACGAGGGAGAAGTCGCTTACCTGGTCATGCAATTGATCGATGGTGTGACGTTGGAAAGCCGTTTGAGTGACGGGAAGTCATTGGCGCCCAATGAGGTCGCTCGGATTGGGATGCAGATCGCCGCTGGATTGTCTGCAGCCCACAAACGCGACATGGTCCACCGCGATATCAAGCCCGCCAATATCATGATTGAGGCGGAAACCAACCGTGTCAAACTGACGGATTTCGGACTCGCTCGGGCCACTGACGATGTGAAGTTGACCAAGACCGGGATGGTCACTGGCACGCCGCTGTATATGTCTCCCGAGCAAACGTTAGGGGAAACCGCGGACGAACGTAGCGACCTGTTTTCACTAGGTGCAGTGCTTTATGAAATGGCGACAGGCATGCCACCTTTCCAAGCACCATCCGCCTTGGGCGTGATGCAGAATATTGCAAACGTGACGCCGGAATCACCCAAAAGTATCAACGCCGGCATCACGCGACCGTTGTCGGACCTGATCATGTCCCTACTTTCGAAAAAGCCAGAGGATCGACCTGAGTCCGCATCCGCAGTGGCCACCGCGCTGGCCTCGATCGTTAACGAATATGGGCCGATTTCACCGCTACAGGTTCCGGCCGTCGCCGCCAAGGAAGTCAAGAAACTCTCGGGAAGCTATCGACGGCTGGAACGCCGGTGGGTCCTTGTTGCTTGGTTGGTTGCGGCGTTAGGAATTCTCAGTCTGGCGGCGACCGCTTTTTTAGCGTTGCGACGTGATACCGGCGATAACTTCCCGTCCGTCGTCTTGCCTGACAATCCGGGAACGGTTTGGTCCGTTGATTTCGCGCCTGATGGGGAGCGACTCGCGGCAGCTATCGAAGACGGAAGTGTTCGGATTTGGAACATCGATGATCAAAAGCTATTGAAGAGTTTCCATGCTCATCGAGGCATCGTGTGGATGGTTGCGTATCACCCAACTCGTCCGCTGCTGTTGTCCAGCGGCGATGATTCGACGATCAAACTTTGGGACTCCGTTCGTTTCGAATTGGTTAAGCAGTGGAAGGCGACTAGTGCCGTGCGTAGCGCCGCGTTTTCCCCCGATGGTAGCCGAGTGGTTGCGGGGGATCGTGAAGGCACTATCCATGTCTATGACATTGACAGTGGCGAGGAAGTGGTCAGCAAGAATCATCCGGGATCGGTTTTTGGTGTCGATTACTCCAGCGATGGGAAATGGATTGCCAGCGTGGGCAGCGACAAGGTCGTTCGTATTTTGGATGCCGAAACGCTGGATGAACGGAACTCGCTGACTGGTCACGATGGTCCCATCTACAACGTCAAGTTTGCGCCTTCAGGGCCGCTGGTTGCGTCGGTGGGGTGGAACAAGAACGTCCACGTTTGGAATATCGAAACCGGCACCGAAGTGATGGACCTGGTTGGGAGTGAAGGTGACATTTGGGGTGTCGCGTTTTGTGGCGATGGAACGCACTTGGTGACCGGTGAGCAGGCTGGCGCGGCCCGTGTTTGGGACTTGGCCAGCGGGACTCCAATTTCGACGCTTCGTGGTCACACGTCGTCCGTTCACAATGTATCGCTGGACCCCGTGGCTCACCGGATCGCGACCAGCAGTCGAGATGGAACGATTCGGGTTTGGGACATGAGTTGTGTGGTACCGAAGTAA